Genomic DNA from Acetilactobacillus jinshanensis:
ACACGGCCACGGGCAACATCCACGATATTATACATAATTCGATTATCTAAACCTAAGATAACGTCTAAATTACGTAATCCAATATCCATATCGACCATGCAGACACGTTTACCCATAAGTGCTAACGCGATACCGATATTAGCCGTGGAAGTCGTCTTACCAACTCCACCTTTACCGGAAGTAATAACGATTGCTTTTCCCATTACATTATTCCCCCAATTCGATTATAAAATTTAGGATTAATTTTTCTTAAATTAGCCGTCTTGCCATAGCTTAAGATATGTAGATCATTAACATAAGCTACGGTTTGATTAGATGCTGGAATTTGACGATCAGCAATCACGTCAAATTGTTCACCAATTCGAACTTGCTGAGCACTATGCAGATCACCAATAATCAATTTATCTTCAGAACTCGGAAAGCCAGCATGAACGATGCCTTCAACATTACCCATCAAATAAATATTACCATCGGTGTATAAGCGACCGCCCTGATGGATATTACCAAAAAAGAGCACGTCACCGTGCATCCGATATGATTGACCATTACGAATGGTTTTACTAATCACATGGACGTTGTGACGTTCTCTCAAATGATACGAATCAATCGTAGTGATTACGTTTGATTTAATGTCCTTTAAGCCGAATTCAGGGTACTTTTTAAAAACATTTTTCAACGTACTAATTTCTCGATAAGAAAATAATCGATTCCCCGTCAGGACCGTAAAATTAATTTTATGACGCGGGTCAGAATTTTTACCAAAACGCGCTAATAAAGATTTGAGTTCAGAATTAATCTTATCGATTCCACTTGCAGAATTAAGAAATAATTCATATCCATCTTGTGTTCCCTTTAAAGTAATTGCTCTCAAGATTAATTCTCCTCTAAATTATCCTTGCTGACAATAATTATATAACCTCTGAATGGGGTAATATAAGATCGCAAAAAGAATTGCGTTTAAGATCAGGGTCGGAACAGCACTGTAAAGAACAAAATTCATTCCTGCATACGCTGCAACACCCGTGATTCGACTAACGACTTGATCAGCAAGATCACCTAAGAACAAAACGATAATCAAATCAATCAAATAAATTACAAAAGCACTAATAAAATTAATCGAAAAGTATCGATACATGGCCCTAGTACAATAAACTACTAGAGGGAAAATAATTATAAATACGCCCCAGATACCGACATAATACCAATCAAACACGGCACCCAGTAACGTAGCCCAGCCTTCTAGATGAAGGTTATAATCATTCACAAAGAAAACAGCCATGACGAGCCAAAATAAAGATAGGTACGGAACCACTGAGTAAGATTTAAACAGGACCGACATTAAATTATAAGAAACCGATCCATCCAAGAAGAACGCAATTAACAATCCAATTGGAAAAACGTACTTTAATGACGAATTCTTAATCATAAACGATTCCTCTATTCATCTTTACCAACAACGGTTACCGTTTCAATATCATTCAAATTAGCGGCAGGTTTAATGTAAACTTCTTTAGATAGACCGTAATCATCTGAAGTTACTTTGGAAACTTTGCCGACGTATAAGCCTTTAGGCATGATGCCACCCAATCCATTGGTTGACACTTTATCACCACGTTTTAGTTTACCTTTAGTGGTAATATTACCCATCTTAATGCGGTTAGTTCCTCGATCGTAACCGGTTATGATCCCGTTAACGTTTTTACCGTGTTTACTATGAATCTGGATCGCAAATCGGTTAGCGGAACCACTGTTATCAGTAATCAATTCAACTTTACTGTTGGTCTTATTGACTTCAGCAATTCGACCGATTAATCCAGACGCCACGATTACAGGCATGTTCTTTTTAATTCCGGAACTTTCACCCTTGTTGATTATAATCTGATTTTGCCAATTGGATGGAGTTCGGGTCATAATCGATGCGTTAACAGATTTATAATCGGTTAAACTATGTCCTAAATGAAGTTGCTGCTTTAATCGAGTATTTTCATTTTGCAGGGCTTGATTACGAACTTGAGTTGATACAACAGTATCAACTCGTTTCTTTAACTTCTGATTCTCTTGATAGGTACTTAAAAGACCACCAATTGAATCAAAGCCACGATGAATACCATTAGTTGGGATGGTGATAACACGGTTAGTGAAGCCAACCACGTCGTTACCAAACTGCTGAATTAATGGTGGTGTTGATCGACGATTACGAACGTTTACCGATAATGTTATTAAGCCTAAACAAACAATTAGACATAAAATAGCGATTACTAATTTTCGATTAGAGAAAAACTTCCTCATAATGGGCCTCCATCACGTCATTTAATGTGCAATAAACCAGTTGCTGGCTTATTTACGTTTACGAATGGCGTTGATACTACTCAATGATTTACCGGTACCAATGGCAACACAATCCATTGGATGTTTAGCGATTGATACTGGTACTCGAGTTGCCTTGGAAATTACGTCAGCGATGTTCTTCAATAAAGCACCACCACCGGTCAATACGATACCATGGTCAATTACATCGGAAGCAATTTCAGGAGAAGTTTCTTCTAACGTTTCTTTAACGGCACTAATGATACCTTCAATGGGTTCATGCATTGCTTTAGCAACGTCAACCGCAGAGACCTTGGTCGTCTTTGGTAAACCAGTTAATAAATAACGACCACGAACGGTCATGTCATCAATCTTCTTAGCGTCTTCAATTGAAGCAGAACCAATATCCCACTTGATCTTTTCAGCAGTTCGTTCACCGATTAATAAGTTATAATGCTGACGAATGTAGTTAGCAATGGCGCTGTTTAACTTATCACCAGCAATTCGAACGGACTGGCTAGATACAATTCCGCCTAAAGAAATGGTGGCAATATCAGTAGTACCACCACCAATATCAACAACCATGCTACCAGTTGGGTCCATAACCGGTAAACCGGCACCAATCGCAGCAGCAAATGGTTCTTCGATTACATAAGCACCTTTAGCTCCGGCAACTCTAGTTGCATCAATTACGGCTCGTTTTTCAACAGCTGTAACGCTGCTAGGTACACAAACCATAACATAAGGACGACCTGCAGCATGACCTAAAGCCTTATTCATATAGTACTTCAGCATGGCAACCGTGGTGTCATAATCAGCGATCACACCATCCTTCATTGGTCGAATGGCTTTAATACTAGCTGGGGTTCGGCCAATCATATCGCGGGCTTCGTTACCAACGGCAACGACGTGGCCCGTTTTAGTACTTTTGGCAACTACGGACGGTTCACGTAGAACAATCCCCTTGCCTTCAACATAAACAATGGTGTTTGCAGTACCTAAATCGATACCGACGTTTTTTGTTCCAAATCCAAACAAAACTATTCATCCCTTCATACTTCATTTAACTCGTTTAAATTTAAGAATTTTTTTGATTTATAAATAACGGCCTTACGTTGGATATAAAATATAAGGATCCAGTAATTAATAATACATCATCCTGCGACATCATGGAAACTGTCTGGACAATTGCCTGCTTCCAATTTGGGATGTATTTAATGGGATGCTTAGCTTTTACATCTTCAGCTAATGGCTTTAAATCAGCAGCACCACGATGACCTGGACCGTGAAATTCAGTTAACACCAAGTGAACGTTATGAATCTGACTCAAAATCTTAACCATTTGCTGATATTGTTTATCAGCAAAAATAGCTAAAATTACGTAAACATCACGTTGCGCAAATCGTTTACTAAGGATCGGCTGAATAGCCTTAATTGCTGGAACGTTGTGTGCACCGTCAATCACCACGATCGGCGAACCGTTAAGCCGTTCAAAACGACCGGCCCAGAAAGTGCCAGCAAGGCCCTTTCGAATAATATTTGGATCAACATGCAAACCGTTAACTCGGCAGTACTGAAGATAAGTTTCCACAGCAACGGCGGCATTATCAATTTCATAGGTGCCGACCATTTGGATCTTAGCCCGATGTAAACTCAAGCCCTTTGATTTAAAATCAAAGATTTCGTTCCAGCCCGTTGGCTGATGATGTTTAATTAAGAAGTCTCGTCCTAAGATCGATAGATGACTATGTTTTTTAGCAGCCGTCTTCTTAATCACGTCTAACGGAGCTTTACTAATTCGACCAGCAACCACGGGTTTCCCTTGCTTGATAATGCCAGCCTTTTGATAAGCAATCTTAGGTAACGTATCACCCAGGATCTTCATGTGATCCCAGCTAACGGTTGTAATTGCAGAGACGTCAGGAATTAAAACGTTGGTCGAATCATAACGGCCACCGATCCCAACTTCGACGATCACAACGTCAGCATGATGTTCAGCAAAATATTTGAACATCATTGCTGTGATCACTTCAAATTCAGTTGGACCACCATCGGGCAACGCTTTATCCAACGCTTCTGCCACCGGGGCAACGGCCTTGGCTAGGCGAAGAATTGTTGAATTACTGACGGGCTTGCCATTAACACTAATCCGCTCGTTGAACGTCACTAAATACGGTGACGTAAAAGTACCGACCGAATAACCAGACTGCTGGAAAAGATTTCGTAGAAAAGTAACTACGGATCCCTTCCCGTTAGTTCCAGTTACATGGATCATGTGCTTAATTTTATTTTGCGGATTACCCAATTTTTTCATGAATAATCGCATTCGATCCAACGTTGGATCTCGTTTAAATTTATGACGACTCGCGATAAACGCTAACGCATCATGATAAGTATTCATGAAATCCTTCTTTATTTTTGACTGTTATTAATCGTAGCTAAACGTTTCTTAGCGGCATTTAACTTTGATAAGTTAGCGGCTTTCTTAGCTTTTTCGTTATCAACTAACTTCTTTGGAGCGTTCTTTACAAAGCCCTGGTTAGCTAACATCTTTTCAGAACGTTTAACTTCATGGGTGAAGTTATCGATCTGATCCTTAGTCCGCTTAACTTCAGCTTTCATGTCAACTAACTCGGACAGTGGAATACTAACCTGAGCATTATCCATAACACTGGTCATGGCTAACTTAGGTACCTGAACATCACTGCCAACTTTGAATTCCTTTGGATGGCAGAAGCGCTGAATGTAATCGTAGTTCTTCTTAAAGACTTGCTTTAAGGTTGGATCATTCGTCTTGATTAAGATGTTGACACTGCTGGACATCTTGGCATTGACTTCAGCCCGGATGTTACGAACGGTCTTAATCAAATCGATTAAACGACTCATTTCTTTTTCGGCCTGTGGATCATTGAATTCAGGATGATCAACTGGGTACTTAGCTGTTGCCAATGCGTTACCAACATGTGGCATTGCTAACCAGATCTTTTCGGTAACGAATGGCATGACTGGCTGTAATAGACGTAAGGTCTGATCCAATACGTAAGCTAAGACGTTCTGAGTATTCTTCTTAGCCTGGGCATCGTCACCAGTTAAAACAGCTTTACTCATTTCAATGTACCAGTCACAGAAGTCATCCCAGATGAAGTCATAAATGCAACGACCGGCTTCACCGAAGTTGAACTTGTCATACTGTGCAGTGATGTGATTAACAACGTGGTTTAAGCGACTTAAGATCCATCGATCAGCTAAGTTCATCTGATCACGCGGTGGTAAGACTGGCTTCTTCATGTCACCTAAGTTCATGATGACGTAACGGCTAGCGTTCCAGATCTTGTTAACGAAGTTCCAGGCTGAGTCCATCTTCTTGTAACTGAACTTAATATCCTGACCTTCGGTAGTTCCGTTAGATAAGAACCAACGTAATGCATCGGCACCGTACTTCTTGATGACGTCCATCGGATCGATCCCGTTACCAAGGGATTTACTCATCTTGACACCGTGTTCATCACGAATCAAACCATGTAATAATACATGTTTGAACGGTCGCTTACCAGTGAAGTGTAAACTCTGGAAAATCATGCGTGATACCCAGAAGAAGATGATGTCGTAACCAGTAACTAACGTATTGGTTGGGAAGTAACGCTTGTAATCATGGGCGTTAGTATCAGGCCAGCCCATGGTTACGAATGGCCATAAGGCACTTGAGAACCACGTATCTAAGACGTCTGGATCTTGTTTCCAGTTTTCAGGGTCTTTCGGTGCATGTTCACCAACGTAAACCTTACCAGTCTTCTTGTTATACCAAGCAGGAATTCGGTGGCCCCACCATAACTGACGTGAAATACACCAATCATGAATGTTGCCCATCCACTGCATAAAGGTATGTTCGAAACGCTTTGGAACGAAGTCAACACGGTTACTAGTCTTTTGATTTTCCATAGCGCGTTTAGCTAACGGCTTCATACGAACGAACCATTGAGTTGAAAGACGAGCTTCAACCTGAACACCGGTTCGAGATGAATGACCAACGGCATGGACGATTGGTACGATCTTGATAATCTTGTTTTCTTTTTTTAAATCGTTAACCATGGCTTTACGAGCCTGGAAACGAGTTAAACCTTCGTATTTTCCGGCGTTAGCGTTCATGGTTGCGTCTTCGTTCATGGTATTGATTTGTGCTAAGTGATGACGTTTACCAACCTGGAAGTCATTTGGATCATGGGCCGGCGTAATCTTAACCATCCCGGTCCCAAACTTAGGGTCAGCATGCTGATCAGCAACGATCGGAATCTTACGGCCAACTAACGGTACGACAACGTACTTACCAACGATGTTCTTATAACGTTCATCATGAGGATTAACCGCAACGGCAGTATCACCAAACATGGTTTCTGGACGGGTAGTCGCAATTTCAATGTAGTTATGGCCATGGAACTTGGTATCGTCAGCAAATGGATATTTAACGTGATAGAAGGCACCCTTATCATTGTGATAAGTAACTTCAATATCTGATAAAGCGGTTCGAGCCATCGGGTCCCAGTTAATGATGTATTTACCACGGTAGATTAAGCCTTCCTTATATAACTGAACGAAGACTCTACGAACGGCTTTCTTAAAGCCTGCATCCAGGGTAAATCGTTCACGGCTGTAATCTAATGAAAGGCCTAACTTAGCCCATTGCTTTTTAATTGTAGCTGCGTAATGATCTTTCCATTTCCAAATCAGAGCGATTTCTTTCTTACGACCTAAGTCGTAACGGGAAATTCCCTTCTTACGCATTTTAGCTTCAACTTTAGCCTGCGTAGCGATACCAGCATGATCCATCCCTGGTAACCAGAGAGTGTCATAACCTTGCATTCGTTTCTGACGGATCAACATATCCTGTAATGTTGTATCCCAAGCATGACCTAAATGAAGCTTACCGGTAACGTTCGGCGGTGGTAATACGATTGAATACGGCTTAGCCTTCTGATTACCACTCGGCTTAAAGATTCCTTCCTTAAGCCATTTCTTGTACATACCAGCTTCAACTTCGTTTGGGTTAAATTTCGTTGACATGTTAACGTTTCTCATATGAAATTCACCTCATTATATTTAAATCAAAAATTAATATTACCAAACAAAAAAGCACTTCTTCCTAACTAACGATAGGACGAAGTGCTTCCGCGGTACCACCTATTTTAGATTATTTATCATAATCCCACTTAATTTCGTTTAACGATCGTTGATCGGACAGGCCTACTCTGTTCAGTCCATCTACTCACAAGCTACGTTCACTCTAGCTAATTAAGGGCTTCTCATTAGCGCTCTTTCCCTGTATTAAATTTAGCTAAAATTACTGACTTGCTCTTAGTATTTATAATTAAATAATAGCTAATATCCTGTGTAGCGTCAAATAGATTAAAGCAACTGAGAAAAGATTTTCTTTTGCGAATCCAAGAATTCATCATCAGGATGAATCTCAGTGACTTTAGCATTAGCTAAAGCCTGTTTCGTTAAGCCTTTAACATCAATTAACTTTTCGTATTCACGTGATTTTTCAAGATTTGGCTTAGTCTTAGGAGACGGCGGCGTAAAGATCGTGCAGCAGTCTTCATAAGGCAAAATCGATAATTTGTAGGTTCCTAATTTCTTGGCAATCGCGATGATCTGGTTCTTATCCATTGATAATAACGGGCGAAGAACGGGTAGTGTCGTGACGTCGTTAATGGCGACCATGCTTTCCAAGGTCTGGGATGCAACCTGACCTAATGATTCACCATTGAAGATCCCACTTTCGTGACGCTGAATCGTAACTGCCGCAGCTAATCGATACATCATTCGACGCTGAATTGTCATCAGGTAACCTTCAGGAACCTTTTCCTTAATTTCTTCCTGAATCTTGGTAAACGGGACCTGAATAAAGTTAATGTGACCACAGTATTTAGCTAAATTAGCCGTCAGTTCTTTAGCCTTATTTAAAGCCTGTTTACTGGTGTACGGCGGACTGTAGAAATGAACCATGTCCACTCTAACACCACGTTTCATGGCTAGATACGTGGCAACTGGTGAATCAATTCCACCTGATAACATCAAAGTAGCACGACCCCCAGTACCAACTGGTAAGCCACCGGCACCAGGAATGGTTTCGGTCATTAAGAAGATTCCGTTAGTTCGAACTTCACAACGAACTACAATGTCGGGGTTCTTCATTTTGGCTTTAATCTTTGGGAAATGCTTAATGACGGTACTTCCTAAAGCATCATTAACGCCATAAGTATCAAGCGGGAACTTCTTGTCCTGACGCTTAGTACTGATCTTAAACGTCGTTCCGTCGCCATGGTATAATTTCTTAACCATCGCAACGGCAACTTTTTTAGCTTTGTCGAGATTCTTATGATTGTCAACTCGAACGACGGGTGAAAAGTTTTCAATTCCAAAGACACCCTTTAAATGATCCATAACTTTAACTGGATCATCACCGTTTAAACGGACGTGAAGTCGGTCCCATTGAGCGCTAACGTCCACATTTTTAAAGCTATGCAGAGCATGCTGGACGTTTTTGCCTAATTGTCGAATAAAATCGCTTCGATTTTTATGCTTGGTGGACAATTCACCGTAACGCACCATGATCTCAGTGTATTGCATTGAGTTCGTCCTTTCTTTCTTAGCTTAACTTACTGAATTGCTGATATAATTTATTGAAAACTTGATTAAAGCGTTTGGCTTCAGCAACGGTATTTTGATCGCTTAATGAAATTCGAATTGCGCTTCGTGAAATCGTTTCTGGAACCTTCATTGCACTTAACGTGTGGGATGGAGCACCGTTCTGTGAAGAACATGCACTGGTGGTCGAAATGTAAATTCCGTACTTTTCAAAAGCATGAACTACGGTTTCACCACGGACACCCTTGATTGCAAAGCACAAAATATGCGGTGCAAAGGTATCATCATTCTTAGAAAATACCTGAACCTTTGGAAATTTCTTGACGTGATTATAAATTACGCTCTTGACCTGACGCTGATGAGCAATCTTTTTTGGTTCATCCTGCATATCAAGACGGAGTGCTTTAGCCATTGCAGCAATCCCTGGTAAGTTTTCGGTACCACTGCGCATGCCAAATTCTTGACCACCGCCATCGATTAATGGAGCAAACCGACGGCCATGACGAGCGTAGATAAAGCCCGTTCCACGTGGTGCATGGAATTTATGACCAGAAACTGCTGCAAAATCAGTTCGACCATTAAAGATCTGTTTTTCAAGGCCTTTACCAACGGCTTGAACAGCATCAACATGGAAATTAATCTTTGGGTAATGCTTTAGTAATTGAGCAATTTCTTTAATGGGTTCAATAGTACCAATTTCATTATTAATCGCCATTACCGATACCAAAATCGTGGTTGGACGAATTGCGTTCTTCAAATCAGTAATTGAAATGCGACCGTACTTATCAACTGGTAAATATGTGACGTCAAAGCCCAATTTCTCTAGGGTATGCATTGAATTATATACGGCCGCATGTTCAACGGAAGTCGTAATAATGTGATTACCGAATTTTCGTTTAGCGAGAGCTGTACCTTTGATGGCCCAGTTATCACCTTCACTGCCACCACTAGTAAACAGGATTTCACTTGGCTTGACGTGTAGTAAATCAGCAATCTGTTGACGTGACTGGTTTAATAAACTATGCGCTTCAGCACCGAAATCATGTAAACTAGATGGATTACCCCAAATTTTATCACTAACGATATCATACGTTTTAAGTGCATCTGGATTTATCTTGGTGGTAGCACTGTTATCAAAATAAATCATGTAACGACTCCTTACTTATTATGCTTGTAATATTCTTTTTCAATTCGTTTGGAAGCCCCTGGTTCAACCTTGTCGATTGCACTAGATATAGTGCTTAAACTGTCATGATAATTATATTCATTTTCAAATAAGGCACGAGCTTCTTTATTAGCATGGGCCACGTTGGCGTATGAATTGCGATAACGATTTGAATACTGCATTAACTGTTCAGATAATGCAGCATCGTCAATCAAATCATTCGTCTTTTCACGTAGTTTGCTCATGTCAGTTCGAATCGTAACTAGACGTTTATTAATGTCATCCATACTGATCTTAACTTGATTGATCTTATCAGAAAGATGCTTCATCTCATTAAAGACGATGTTGTAGTAATCAATATAACTCTTTGGTAGCCCAGGTAAATTCAAACGACTAACCTTTCGATTAATATTATGTAAGGTCAAGCCAAATTTACTGATGCTATCGCGGGCGCTTGATTCTTCACGGTTTAAATCATAAACCGAATCGTTAATCTTTCGTTGCTGGGTTTCGATGTTACCCAACTGCTTTTCAGCCTTTTTCTGATGATCTAATGCATCAGAATAGATTACGCTGTTACTGGCCATAGCGTCCATATCCTTATGATGAACAGCATCGATATGGGCTAATTGATGACTCAATTTCTTAGTCGTCTGAATTTCATTATGATTTAAATCATAGTTTTGAGATAAGCGACGAAGCTCCGTCATCAAGACGTAGTTCTGTTTCTGGGCATGTTCGATGTATTCGGAAATAACATCAACATCGTTATTAACCTGGCGTTTAGCCTTAATTTCTCTCGCCATGGCATCATATAGCTGGTTGATCATCGTTTCGATCTGATGACAGTTACTTTTAACCTGGTTAATATTGAGGCCCTTTAATATGCCAACGGTTTTTTTAACTTTTGCTTCAACATACTTAACAGCACCCTTTAAATCCTGTTCAGGAAATTGATAACCTGAATTAAGCATATAGCTTAAGCCATGCTTGATTTCAGAGACTTGCTTTGGATAAATGGTTGCTAAATCTTTATATAAAGCTGGGACGGACTTCATATAAAGGCTCAAGGTGCTGGTGTTAGTTTCCAGCTTTTTTAACGCTTCTTCTGCTGAATCGTGGTCCCCATTTTCAGCTAACTTAACAAAATTATTGTAGAGACTTTTTACATAGTCTAAATAATCCTGAATTTTATTTACGCTAGGCCCATAAATATAGTTCTTGGTTAATAAACTCTTGTGGATCTTACGGAGCTTATCATTATAACTAACCAAGGCTTTGTGCTGATGCTGGGATAATTTTGATAACTGACCTAAATTGGATTTGATGTCTTTAATGGATGTCGTGATTTCACGAACGACCCGATTAGCATGGAGATATTCCTGGCGAGTCTTTAAAAAATTAAGACTTCGTGAATCACGTTCGATATCCTGAATTAAGCGATCGACAACGTCAAATGATTTGTCATGAATTTCGTGATACCGATCTCTATCATCCTGAAACTGTTCCAAAGATTTACCGGATAATTTAGTTCTACCAACTTTTTCTAAAGCTTTCCGTAATGATTCACCCTGGATGTTTTTATTTTTCTTTTCAACCAAGCGAACTTTTTGAAGCAATAAATGTTGATAGATTACGACAGCTAAATAAGCCACACCAACAATCACAATAATTGCTATTAATATGCCTAGCATGATTTTTATCCCATCCTTGATTAGTATTTTAGGTCATTTAACAATGAAATATGAGAACCAATGTAAATTATATCATAAACAATTGGCTATTGGCCTATAAATCAGGATAAATCACACAAATCAGAACCTAAGAAACGACTCCACTTTGACAACGAATTACAATCAAGATATTATAATAAGTGTGTAAAATAATGCAGCAATGTACGGTAAGCTCGTCAACATATTGGTACGCATGAAGTTTGATTAGTAACCCTCCGGCTGCTGAGGTGAACGTTCAGATCAATATGCACGAATACTAAGTACATAACTAAATTATTTTACTCCAAATTTTTAATTGGAGGAATTTTTAATGAGATACACAGGTCCTAGTTGGCGAATTTCCCGTCGTTTGGGAATTTCCTTATCAGGTACTGGTAAAGAATTATCTCGTCGACCATACGCACCAGGAGATCATGGTAATGGCCGTCGTCAGAAGTTATCCGAATACGGCATGCAGTTACGTGAAAAGCAAAAGTTACGTTACATGTACGGCTTAAGCGAACGTCAATTCTCTAACTTATTCGTTAGAGCCGGACGTATTAAGACCGGTCGTCATGGTGATAACTTCATGATTTTACTTGAACGCCGTTTAGATAACATGGTTTACCGTTTAGGTTTAGCCACTACTCGTCGTCAAGCTCGTCAATTAGTTAACCACGGTCACATTACCGTAGATAACAAACGTGTTGACATTCCTTCTTACGAAGTCAAAGTTGGCCAAGTAATCGGTGTTCGTAAGAAGTCTCAGAACATGAAGGTCATCAAGGACGCCGTCAAAGCCGTCGTTGGTCGTCCACCTTACGTATCATTCGATGCTAAGAAATTAGAAGGTAAGTTAACTCGTTTACCACAACCTGACGAACTTAACTCTAACATCAACGATGCATTAGTTGTTGAATACTACAACAAGTTACTCTAATTAATGTCACTAATGTTTATAGAAATATAATTAAGTGCTTCGCTTTTACGAAGCACTTTTTTTATAACCCAATTTAAAAAGGAGTCTTTTTCATGAGTGATACTCCCACGAATTCCGTAAACGATCGCTTAGATCGAACCATCAACGGGACACCTAAGATCAACCCTGATGAACAACGTAAATATTTAGGGACCTTTCGAGAACGGGTTTCTTTAGCCATTAAAATCAGTGATTTAAAATCTCAAAATGCGTTTAACGGCTTTAAAAAGGACCTTGAAGCCCACCCTAAATATTTACTAATCATTAACGGTAATCTAACACAAAACCTGACGATGCCCTACTTAGCCTATGCTAGTCAGCATAATATCGACTTTACGATGCGGACCGATTCATTTTACTGGACCCGAAGTCAGGATTACGGATTAATATATGCATCCCATCACAACGCCATTAATCAATACCCCGTCAACGTCATGCAGAAATATCCAGCTAAAACGGATAATCATAAGGGTAGTTCTCAGTCACCAAAAAGTTCAAAAAGCAAATCATCACTGTGGACTAAATTAAAGAAGTTATTTTAACGAGAAGGAATATCCATGTTAGCAATTAATATCTTAATGATTATTTTCACCCTATTGCTTTTAGGCATCGGGACCTTTTTATTTATGCACCGTCATAAGACGTTTCTAATCTTTAAAACGTCTGACCATCATCTAATTGGCAGTGTCGTTAAGAATTTCGGCATTACGTTCATCATTGTCGGGATCATTTCATTAATCACGATTTTGACCCAAAACACGATTTATATATGTATTGCTCTGATAATCGGTTGTATTGCGGTCACTGCATTTTACCTTTGCATTAGTAAGTTCATTCCTAAGTCCTAGGCAATGTAAGCGCTTAAATATTTGCTTATCTTCGAAAG
This window encodes:
- a CDS encoding septum site-determining protein MinC; this translates as MRAITLKGTQDGYELFLNSASGIDKINSELKSLLARFGKNSDPRHKINFTVLTGNRLFSYREISTLKNVFKKYPEFGLKDIKSNVITTIDSYHLRERHNVHVISKTIRNGQSYRMHGDVLFFGNIHQGGRLYTDGNIYLMGNVEGIVHAGFPSSEDKLIIGDLHSAQQVRIGEQFDVIADRQIPASNQTVAYVNDLHILSYGKTANLRKINPKFYNRIGGIM
- a CDS encoding rod shape-determining protein, yielding MFGFGTKNVGIDLGTANTIVYVEGKGIVLREPSVVAKSTKTGHVVAVGNEARDMIGRTPASIKAIRPMKDGVIADYDTTVAMLKYYMNKALGHAAGRPYVMVCVPSSVTAVEKRAVIDATRVAGAKGAYVIEEPFAAAIGAGLPVMDPTGSMVVDIGGGTTDIATISLGGIVSSQSVRIAGDKLNSAIANYIRQHYNLLIGERTAEKIKWDIGSASIEDAKKIDDMTVRGRYLLTGLPKTTKVSAVDVAKAMHEPIEGIISAVKETLEETSPEIASDVIDHGIVLTGGGALLKNIADVISKATRVPVSIAKHPMDCVAIGTGKSLSSINAIRKRK
- the mreD gene encoding rod shape-determining protein MreD, producing the protein MIKNSSLKYVFPIGLLIAFFLDGSVSYNLMSVLFKSYSVVPYLSLFWLVMAVFFVNDYNLHLEGWATLLGAVFDWYYVGIWGVFIIIFPLVVYCTRAMYRYFSINFISAFVIYLIDLIIVLFLGDLADQVVSRITGVAAYAGMNFVLYSAVPTLILNAILFAILYYPIQRLYNYCQQG
- a CDS encoding bifunctional folylpolyglutamate synthase/dihydrofolate synthase, coding for MNTYHDALAFIASRHKFKRDPTLDRMRLFMKKLGNPQNKIKHMIHVTGTNGKGSVVTFLRNLFQQSGYSVGTFTSPYLVTFNERISVNGKPVSNSTILRLAKAVAPVAEALDKALPDGGPTEFEVITAMMFKYFAEHHADVVIVEVGIGGRYDSTNVLIPDVSAITTVSWDHMKILGDTLPKIAYQKAGIIKQGKPVVAGRISKAPLDVIKKTAAKKHSHLSILGRDFLIKHHQPTGWNEIFDFKSKGLSLHRAKIQMVGTYEIDNAAVAVETYLQYCRVNGLHVDPNIIRKGLAGTFWAGRFERLNGSPIVVIDGAHNVPAIKAIQPILSKRFAQRDVYVILAIFADKQYQQMVKILSQIHNVHLVLTEFHGPGHRGAADLKPLAEDVKAKHPIKYIPNWKQAIVQTVSMMSQDDVLLITGSLYFISNVRPLFINQKNS
- the mreC gene encoding rod shape-determining protein MreC; the protein is MRKFFSNRKLVIAILCLIVCLGLITLSVNVRNRRSTPPLIQQFGNDVVGFTNRVITIPTNGIHRGFDSIGGLLSTYQENQKLKKRVDTVVSTQVRNQALQNENTRLKQQLHLGHSLTDYKSVNASIMTRTPSNWQNQIIINKGESSGIKKNMPVIVASGLIGRIAEVNKTNSKVELITDNSGSANRFAIQIHSKHGKNVNGIITGYDRGTNRIKMGNITTKGKLKRGDKVSTNGLGGIMPKGLYVGKVSKVTSDDYGLSKEVYIKPAANLNDIETVTVVGKDE